The genomic interval gggacgGGGCGCGCCACCCCTCCTCGTCTCTCGCAGGCGTCCCATcccggggaggagggcgggacaTCCGTTCAGGACGACGGGGAGGAGGCCGGCGGTGCCGTGGAAACCCATCCAGCCTCGCGTCGACGCCAGGCAGCCCGCAGTGGACGAGCGCCGGAGGGTCAATGTGGCGAGCAACAAGATCGACCCACGGAAATGGGCGGACATCCCGGCCAAGGTCCGCGGTAAAACGGGTCAGAACGGCGTCACGGCGGCGAACACGGTCCGACAGACGCAAACGTCAGAGAAGAGGCGGACGTTTATCGGAAACGTGGAGGAGGAGTTCCTCCACATAACCACTACACCAAGAACTACAACAACACCGACCCCGACGCACATCACAAGCACTGCGGACTACAAACCCAGCACGCCGAGCACGGCCGAGAGCAGACGCACAACCCACGTGacctcagacacacgcacaacgcCATCCACGCGACCCCCGACCCCCGcagaacacacaacacccagGCGGCGCCGCTGCCGCCACTGAGGTCAGCGGGGTCGCCAGGGATACGCCAAGCGGTCGGCCGCTCATCACGGAGACGCCCGCGCTGgtacgagggagagagggagaggggagagggagagggggagaaagagaagggagggagagtgggagagggggaggtagggagagagagagagagagagagagagagagagactataactgccacagtgtgtatgtatgtattggtttgtgttttttgtgtgtgtgtgtgtgtgtgtgtgtgtgtgtgcgcgcgccggggatgcaccttttttttttaccacactgagtccgacccccccccccccccgccccctccattgTTCTACAACTGACTGACCCCCTGATCCCCCGcactcttttatttttttctacaaccgactCAGAGACGCTGAGGACCCCGCTGATGACCACACTGGGGACCCCTTCCACCAGAGcaccacccccgggaggaggtcctcctgggtgaaggaggaccagaaggtgtggaggtgtgtcagtttgtctgaggaccctcctccacctggggacactctgtagaaggaccgAGAGGCAGCAGGCCGgcccagatacactcctactctggtggagccagcggggcggagagggagggctgtctctgtacggttgtaccaggcagagtaaccATCATCATTACAATAAAGaccccaggacttgttgttccgtcCAAGCCCGCTGACACCACCccgtcctctccttgtgattcctctgtatgtcactcctatctcaacccctccttcccactctacctcccagtaacagcggccagtcagagcctctctacccaacacctggggccgggagtcaaatctgtctgggtgatccggatacgactggtcctctctaacctgcgtcaccttcctgttttcctcagacagagagaggagtctgtgggccgtgttggggtccagtgtgaggtcacaggcatctgagggagaaccagacatgattagctgctgaaccgctcttcatcctcatcatcatcatcatcacaggtAGTCCGTGGGAGATACGTGTCGCTCGGCGCGGCGGCGCGGGAGCGCGCATCGAGCGCAATCACGGAGATGCGGAGCAAACGGCGGAAGGAGACGGCGGAGggttcttaaaggtcccatgacatgctattttatgtattctttaatataggtattagtgggcaactaacacagtattcaaagacgttcccgaaattcagccgtggtgcagagttacagccactccgagccagtcgcacattgagcttccccaaaatgcgctgttttggtgtctgtagctataatgcaaatgaggaggagcgaggcgggtcaaggaggagggtgggggtgtggccctgagcagcttgcagccacggtaccatgcgctctgtttacagtggatgtatcgcaatggcgaggcgcacacagcctttagccgtgttctgtaaatattatagaacacacgggagtcctggagctctatatctaaatattatcatgtagcctacatagatatctatatcatataatatatattataacggccaaaagctgtgtgagccgatattatgaatctcaaacgaccgcgttgggttctccgacgttcctggttcttcaacgtcctcatcaatgtgaagtagactgaaccgcgacaaggaggagaaagggatcgttgccgggcagcgcttaggcacctccgcctccggcggtggtccctcagcgggtctcaagctggagacattcgccgcaaacaatccctttctcctccatgtcgtggttcatgttcttgagggagtcaaagccaaagttccagccaaaagctgtgtgcgcctccagacgatataaagaatcacaaacgactttgtcgggttctgcgacgtctctggttcttccactttcacatcaacctgaagtcgactgaaccgggcgctgcctgctgccggctgcccgctgccgggcgatggtgcctcgcggcaaccggcggcatgacgcagttcatgtacttcagggagtcaaagccaaagttcctttcccccaattccttctcaaccatggctgagataacccccaatacgagtctcgttgcagaaataccagagacgagagtccgacgtgttatgcgccataacgccaaaagcagaacggttatccaaataataaggaagtgtacaacacttgcgttacagtcctggagctctatatctaaataatatcatataatacatagaaatctatatcatttaatgcatattatcacggccaaaagatgtgtgcgcctccagacgatattatgaatcacaaacgactttgtcgggttctgcgacgtctctggttcttccactttcacatcaacctgaagtcgactgaaacGCGCGCtacctgctgccggctgcccgctgccgggcgatggtgcctcgcggcaaccggcggcatgtcgcagttcatgtacttcagccagtcaaagccaaagttcctttcccccaatttcttctcaaccatggctcagataacccccacaacagtctcgttgtggaaatacaagacacgtcaaagaaccgacaagaaacacttgcgttacagtgtgtgtattcacacacagacacacacacacacacacacacacacacacacacacacacacacacatacgcgttTATAGACTATATCAGGACTTATGAAAAAAATGTGACAAATTGGGACATGCCTTTCCTAAGGTCCAAGAGACCTGGGAATCAGAATATTTCCATTCCTTGATTCTAGGAATGCAACCATCTATTCAGATTTAGGCTAGGGCTATATTTTTGTTCAGACCTGATTTTAATGCTACATATGAGGACCTTTTCGGGTTTATGTGACTTATAAGGCCCATAGCAACcagcccatacacacacacactctattttCAGGTTAATGTGAATTATAAAGACCCTAGAATACACAAAATAGGATCTGTATTTTAACTGGGGTCCGGTTATATATGTAGAAATGTCAAAACCCCAGACAGCCCGGGTAACCTTCAACAGAAAGGACTATCCATGTTCAAATAGctcttaaatataatatattctctttttaataataacaaaataataacaaagtcgtattattgttatttgtgaCAATATATAAAAATTTGTAGCAAATATTCACGTAATAAAAAAAGGCGGAACACTTTTTGCATTTCTTACTTTTATTGAGTGccagcaaaaaaaatacaagCAAAAAACAAGATCAATTGGAATGGATCTACCTAGTCATCTTCCTTTTTAATGCTACGTTTCTGTTGTGTACGTAGTACCTGATGGCAACCCAGTCTCGGTCTTTCAGAGCTACTGGCTCTGCCTGGAGGCAGGAGTCACAGTCCTTTTTACCAGGTATTCTGCAGCTTGTAATGAAGTTAAGCAAATGCCGCTCAACAGCCTTCTCTTCCTCACCCGTCCACTTGCTTCTCACCTTCACAGCTTTCATAaatggaaacaaaataaaactgaTTAACAATGGATCAATGGCTCTGCTAACGTGACAAATGGGGGATATGATACAAAGGATTCTAGTTAGTAGTTATATGATATATGTTATCAATACATTTTTCTAATAAAGTAATGAATACAAAATGCTGACTAACCTTGCTTTCTTTTGGAGCCCTTTGAAGAAGCTTGGGATGTGACAATTTTGTGACTCATGTTTACATCATCCAAGGTGGTTGATTCAGGAGTGCCCTCCATGTTGTCCAGGGTGGTTGACTCGGAAGTGCCCTCCATATTGTCCAGGCTGGTTGACTCAGATGTGCCCTCCATATTGTCCAGGGTGGTTGACTCGGAAGTGCCCTCCATGTTGTCCAGGGTGGTTGACTCGGAAGTGCCCTCCATGTTGTCCAGGCTGGTTGACTCGGAAGTGCCCTCCATGTTGTCCAGGCTGGTTGACTCGGAAGTGCCCTCCATGTTGTCCAGGCTGGTTGACTCAGGAGTATGCCTCAGAAGTGTCTGGTCCCTGGCAGTCTCAGTTATTGGGCCTTTGCAAAGTAATAATGATTGTGATGTTATTCTATGAGCTTTCTGACAATACGTTGGTTTGCTTGCATTATTCACTGTAAACAACCTCAGTGTCAGGCAATATGCAAttctacattatatattaatttagaTTTCAGATGTAAACATAAGCTGAATGCAAATTCATGAATGTAGAATTACTTGAGGATCATTTCGATAATCCCCCAGAAATGTTAATTTATGTGACATAACTTAAAGATATTACCGCATATATACAAGTCAGATGATTGATGTAGGTCAGCAACGTTTTCTTCGCTGGAATCATCACTCATTTCTACTTCATCTGGTTGGGTAAAAAACAGTTCAGGCAAATCATTTAAATTAAGGACTAAGAACActtataatagttatatttGAAGTGGTTAAAAACTatatttcaaataaaatgttaCCTTCAGGATTGACCTCAATGTCATCCAGCCCTTTCCCCTGCAGGTAAGGCAGTCTTCTTTTTCGAGTGATATCAGGAGTTTGCTGACTTTTGCGAGCTGAAGGGTACTCTCTGGAAGCCGATAGGATTAGGGTTCTGGATTCAGCTCTGTACGATCCCTGGATGTGAATGTCTGAAGCTccattttttaaacttcacCTTCCCGCGTTCTGTTAAATAGTACTACCTGCGTCAAAGTCACTTTAGCAAGATTTCCAAAGCTTTTGCTGTTGGGTTCTTCCTCAAGGTCCTTCATGCGCTTAACACGCTCAGCAGCAAGAAACTTGTGCAGCACCGACACATCCTCTGTAAAGGGTAAAACCTGTGGTTTATTCCATTTGGCTTGTTGAAGTGTTCCCAATGCGGCAGCAGAAATGGACTCTGTCCACTTTTTCTGATGTAGAGTGGCAAATTGCTTTGCAGACTCTGCAACGGCAGGGCGATTTGCAATGATGGCATTGCATTGCACAATGCCTGCAACTTTGGCTAAACTGTGTCCCAATTTCAAAGCCAATGATGGGATTTTATACGAGTTGCTTTCGACATCATAACCAGCAACAGATCTAACTGCCTGTATCACATGTGGAAAGTTACAAGGCATAACAAGGTCTTCGGTGCTCTTCAAAGGTGTTATAGCTCTTGCCGTTATCAATAGTCTTGCCATCTCTCTCATTTGTTGGCGTATGTAGTCATTCCTTCTTTCATACGGTTTCCTGGAATTGAACAGTGACTCGCCGATACAAAGGATTACAGTTACACTCCTTACAACCGAAGAAACGTCATCCTGGTTCATTTCACAAGCAATCTTCCAAACAGTTTCCTTAACTGAGTCAGGTCTTGGTAAGTGCATTTGAATCCATTTTCGGCCAACTTGAGGCTCTTCCTCAACAGACTTTTTCGGGCAGTTTCTCACATGTCTCCATAAAGAGTTTCTTGCATACAGTCCTTCGCAAAATTTGCAGTGACGGAAGTCATCAGATTGTTTTGCAGTACTGGGTCTTCTACAAGCAACCATCTCTCCAGTGCCACAGCTTGCCACTTCAGCATTATGGTCAAAGTTTCCTCTCTTCTTAATAGAGCGTAACAACTCGCTTCTTTTGCGGGATCTTTTATCAAAACTGAAAGCCATTGCAACATCAGGCTCTTCACTGTGGACGGATTCAAAATGTCTTGCCAATTTAGAAATGGCCTTTTTACAATAAAGACAAAATTGCTTCTTGTTGTACTTGcttccttttgcttttattggCAATGGTGTGACATTTATGGAGCTTTTCTGCTGTGATGTGTTCTttaacctcttaagacccaatcgcccaccggtgggcgattgggTTTGTTGACGATATGTTTCCACTACGgagacataacccgcttcaactttcatcattacagacattctatacgtcgttagaaagggtagaatctccacaatttattcatccggttgtttttttctataaatcatgagcacaaaaccataaatattgatatttaccagcatggtaaaccggaaatgccaaaaaacagagtgactccctacctttgaagcaatctgagaaccgtaatatgtgtccattcctcaattatttatattccaattgtccgtgagaatccactgatcaaaagcatccaaatggtttttcataaaattattccagcttgtgaatatcgtcgtgtaaagtccatttgtttaccatctccaaactttgttcgtcaactaacatccagacgttcgcagccgtatcgattttttctctagctccagtatgcagttgttggatatgcttgttttcatcactttgctggctacaaaataaaagtgtccccgtctttttctgttcagttttcaccccggtacagcccgtgaagtagatggagcgctcccagttcgaagggccaatgggctttgtttactttgtttcgtggctttagtatagggacagcgtattggcgattgatatatcaatcacttgggcttctagccaatgagtttacctttccaacgctgccaggcgtgtccaggtgtgatacgtatgagccgagatataaagctgcgtcaacacggcagacaactcactttgcgcatattttgcgcatatattgttcatatttagttcttgtcatattttcatgatatggccaatatctcaatatgaatgtgtgaaaaaattatgttctgaatcatggagaaaggttttatagtcaccaaaatgcttcagtaatgtttccagtgtcacagaagtagagtaaatgcatttggcacaatttggccatttggagacattttggagaggtttgtgccgccagtgacaacacaccataaaaactccattaactccccaaggtttaggcctagaactccaaaatttcttccaggtgtagttggcatgatgtagaaggtatttggcatattgccatatgccttacatataaagcacatcctagttattgtagttcaattatgacctattattttcgaagacaaaaaaattgctttagagccatgtctgaactgatgtcatttaggttgtgtgtatgatacatgccaaatacatatctactagggctgtaacgatacacaaactcacgattcggtttgtatcacgatttttgacccacggttcgatacatcccatgattttttgaaatttaaaaagcattttatttaaacaacacttatataccaattaacttaatgtaacatttaataacaaataatttggaacactgaacagatttgaacagaaagaatactattaaagtatagctaaatgaataaagaaataacgtgtgggaggatgcttttttcaactgtttggttggtttagtcaaatatccttattagcactacttattaggctatgtagcttaaataatgacataatcaggccgtatagaatgcaacatgtttaatagcctaactttcaatagatggagaaaaacctgaaggtcatgaacgtcgcaataatgaggcgttacgagtagcatatgtgtgtgcgccagaatggcaatgtgcgtatgcgtgtgtgagtgacgtcagcgagtgagtggacgagcgaggagagcgagcggtagcgcgtgtgtctagtgaagaagcgaacgagtccggtagaataaagtacccatcctgtcaataatcgctggccgcttcattccgacctataagcagacaaactgccagtcaaatcacacaaaacactagagacaggatcaaacaggccccctctggataaatgtcgttcatatcgcatatgagcacttcgacggctgtggagaaatgcgatcctccgtagccacggaggattgcagtcgcatacttacggcatcgataggagggggcgctgtcagcagactattatctagacaaattattagcaaatttcaatcggacaatttgaccgcagagttagaaagggcgtatcgcacttctgccttctcacaccgcgagacaggatcgtggctttgagtatcgcgattttcggtttgatacgcgtatcgttacagccctaatatctacagaaactagagcttgtcagctttcaaatgaagtatcatacatccatctaggacttagggttactgtgttataagcttttccatttgggtatgtgtataggcgaaaaaaaccaaaatactgccggggcAGAAATTGGTACTGCAGCTTATCACTGAAGCACAATGATTGCTGCTCATCTTTGAAGAACTGAATGTTCTAGGTACCTCTGAACTGGTGGCACCATCCCCCTTCATGGTTTTGAGTTCTTGACTAGCAGTACTTATAATTGAAGCATCCGAGGAATTGCCACATGAGTCTGGAACATAGTCAGCATCATCATAGTCCGTAGCATCCGAAGATTCCTCAAATAAGTCAGTGGAGGTCTGAAGGAAAATGGAGAAAAAAAGCTTCTAATTCTGTCAATAACTTACGCATGCATTAATAGCTAGGGTATCATACTCCCTATAGTACCATCACAATGTGCATAACATCTACAAACTCACCGAATAATTAATTCTGGTGACCTGAATCAAAGATCTCTTGGCTATCTCTTTTTGAGCCTCCTGGTAACGATCTTCACAACGACCATGATGGCGCTTCAGATTTTTCAGACGGCAGCTTTTTCTGAACTTTAcaaatcaaaatgaa from Gadus morhua chromosome 11, gadMor3.0, whole genome shotgun sequence carries:
- the LOC115553843 gene encoding uncharacterized protein LOC115553843; this encodes MSVMMKVEAGYVSVVETYRQQTQSPTGGRLGLKRLKNTSQQKSSINVTPLPIKAKGSKYNKKQFCLYCKKAISKLARHFESVHSEEPDVAMAFSFDKRSRKRSELLRSIKKRGNFDHNAEVASCGTGEMVACRRPSTAKQSDDFRHCKFCEGLYARNSLWRHVRNCPKKSVEEEPQVGRKWIQMHLPRPDSVKETVWKIACEMNQDDVSSVVRSVTVILCIGESLFNSRKPYERRNDYIRQQMREMARLLITARAITPLKSTEDLVMPCNFPHVIQAVRSVAGYDVESNSYKIPSLALKLGHSLAKVAGIVQCNAIIANRPAVAESAKQFATLHQKKWTESISAAALGTLQQAKWNKPQVLPFTEDVSVLHKFLAAERVKRMKDLEEEPNSKSFGNLAKVTLTQVVLFNRTREGEV